The following are encoded together in the Bradyrhizobium sp. CCGUVB1N3 genome:
- a CDS encoding HNH endonuclease has product MPKPTASRLRALLRYDPSTGVFTWRVDGRGCYQRKGARAGTINSKGYRQICIDGAIHLCGRLAVLWMTGRWPIELVDHHNRVKDDDRWSNLRDADYSQNGANSLARKGCKGVVRARGKYEARIKVNYRTIYLGRFNRPEDAHAAYFAAAEKHFGQFARRA; this is encoded by the coding sequence ATGCCGAAGCCAACAGCCTCGCGGCTGCGGGCATTGCTGCGCTACGACCCGTCCACGGGAGTGTTCACCTGGCGCGTTGACGGTCGAGGGTGTTACCAGCGCAAGGGCGCAAGGGCCGGAACGATCAACAGCAAAGGCTATCGGCAAATCTGCATCGATGGAGCGATCCATCTCTGCGGTCGGCTCGCCGTGCTTTGGATGACGGGCCGCTGGCCCATCGAACTTGTCGATCACCACAACCGCGTCAAGGACGATGATCGCTGGAGCAATCTGCGCGACGCCGACTATTCGCAGAATGGCGCGAACAGCCTAGCGCGAAAGGGCTGCAAGGGCGTCGTCCGCGCGCGGGGCAAGTACGAAGCGCGCATCAAGGTCAATTACCGAACGATCTATCTCGGCCGCTTCAATCGGCCAGAGGACGCGCATGCCGCCTATTTCGCCGCCGCCGAAAAGCACTTCGGTCAATTCGCGAGGAGGGCCTGA
- a CDS encoding phage major capsid protein, which produces MDERVKQDIEPDDGETYEDWMDRCLDELGDEDACQLIWDNEGDDDECAATGIKHKTRAGQLTGLEFVLSDETPDRMDDVILSDGWDLKNFKRNPIALFNHKSDFPIGKWSNLRVENKQLRGQLEMAPFGTSERIDEIRKLIDAGILRAVSVGFRPLESKQREGSDWGVTFVRSELVETSLVAVPANPNALAVAKSLNISPQTMDLLFAKHGSIDARTRRRGITGEQAKTSRNRKGSAMSGLAQRITDLEAQIVAKRDLLEAHLAKMDDSNVSDADLEMTSRFNSDIAQLEKTRSALVDSEKLLAKSSADGNGASRSRSLSTTVITGADRERIAAPAIIVNRKKDLDLLDYIVRGATVAVIARVTNKSVEETRQRIYGDDEGTKAIVEIVTRAASAPAMTTVTGWAQELAQTTYADLMPLLMPKAILTRLAPKGLTLDFGTSGRIVIPTRSRTPSLAGSFVGEGMAIPVRQGAFTSQTLTPKKMAVISTWTREMGDHSVPAIEGLIRQAIQEDTSVAVDSVLIDANPATTIRPAGLLSGVAATGATAGGGIAALVGDITALINSISTATYGNVRNLVWLANQTDLLRASLLSAANIGIFPFKAEIAAGSLNGIPIIDSATVAPKTLMLVDAADFAVVGGEAPRMEMSDQATLHMEDTNPTDLVAGSPGTVASPQRSLFQTDSLALRMVMPLNWVQRRAGTVAWTQNVTW; this is translated from the coding sequence ATGGACGAGCGCGTCAAGCAGGACATCGAGCCGGATGACGGTGAAACTTATGAAGATTGGATGGATAGGTGCCTCGACGAACTCGGCGACGAGGACGCCTGCCAGCTGATCTGGGACAACGAGGGCGATGACGACGAGTGCGCTGCGACCGGCATCAAGCACAAGACGCGCGCGGGCCAGCTCACCGGCCTCGAGTTCGTCCTCTCGGACGAAACGCCGGACCGCATGGACGATGTCATTCTCAGCGACGGCTGGGACCTGAAGAACTTCAAGCGCAACCCGATTGCGCTGTTCAATCACAAGAGCGACTTCCCGATCGGGAAGTGGAGCAACCTGCGCGTCGAGAACAAGCAGCTCCGGGGTCAGCTTGAGATGGCCCCGTTCGGCACGTCCGAGCGCATCGATGAAATCAGGAAGCTGATCGACGCGGGCATCCTGCGCGCCGTCAGCGTCGGCTTCAGACCGCTCGAAAGCAAGCAGCGCGAAGGCAGCGACTGGGGCGTGACCTTCGTTCGAAGCGAGCTGGTCGAGACGTCGCTGGTCGCAGTGCCAGCCAATCCAAACGCCTTGGCCGTGGCCAAGTCGCTGAACATCTCCCCGCAAACGATGGACCTCCTGTTCGCCAAGCACGGCAGCATAGACGCGAGGACCAGACGTCGCGGGATCACTGGCGAGCAAGCCAAGACATCTCGTAATCGAAAGGGCAGCGCCATGTCTGGCCTGGCTCAACGCATTACCGACTTGGAGGCGCAGATCGTCGCCAAGCGGGACCTCCTCGAAGCCCATCTCGCCAAGATGGACGACAGCAACGTCAGCGACGCCGACCTGGAGATGACCAGCAGGTTCAATTCCGACATCGCCCAGCTCGAAAAGACCCGCTCGGCGCTGGTCGACTCCGAGAAGCTGCTGGCGAAGTCCTCGGCCGACGGCAACGGCGCAAGCCGCAGCCGCTCGCTCTCGACGACCGTGATCACGGGCGCGGATCGCGAGCGCATCGCCGCTCCCGCGATCATCGTCAATCGCAAGAAGGACCTCGATCTGCTCGACTACATCGTGCGCGGCGCCACGGTGGCGGTGATCGCCAGGGTGACCAACAAGTCGGTCGAGGAGACGCGGCAGCGCATCTACGGCGACGACGAAGGCACCAAGGCCATCGTCGAGATCGTCACCCGCGCGGCTTCGGCCCCGGCGATGACCACCGTCACCGGCTGGGCGCAGGAACTGGCGCAGACGACCTATGCCGATCTGATGCCGCTCCTGATGCCGAAGGCGATCCTGACCCGCCTTGCGCCGAAAGGCCTGACGTTGGACTTCGGCACCTCTGGCCGCATCGTCATCCCGACCCGCTCGCGCACGCCGTCGCTGGCTGGCTCGTTCGTCGGCGAAGGCATGGCGATCCCCGTTCGGCAGGGTGCGTTCACCTCGCAGACGCTTACGCCGAAGAAGATGGCCGTGATCTCGACCTGGACACGGGAGATGGGCGACCATTCCGTTCCCGCGATTGAGGGCCTGATCCGCCAGGCGATCCAGGAGGACACCAGCGTCGCCGTCGACTCGGTCCTGATCGACGCCAACCCGGCGACCACGATCAGGCCCGCTGGCCTGCTCAGCGGCGTGGCGGCGACCGGCGCGACGGCGGGCGGTGGCATCGCGGCGCTGGTCGGCGACATTACCGCGCTGATCAACTCCATCAGCACGGCGACCTACGGCAACGTGCGCAATCTGGTCTGGCTCGCCAACCAGACCGACTTGCTGCGGGCCTCGCTGCTCTCGGCGGCCAACATCGGCATCTTCCCGTTCAAGGCAGAGATCGCCGCCGGTTCGCTGAACGGCATCCCGATCATCGACAGCGCCACGGTCGCTCCGAAGACCCTGATGCTGGTCGATGCTGCCGACTTCGCCGTCGTCGGCGGCGAGGCTCCGCGCATGGAGATGAGCGACCAAGCCACGCTGCATATGGAGGACACCAACCCGACCGATCTGGTCGCTGGGTCGCCTGGCACGGTGGCCTCGCCGCAGCGCTCGCTGTTCCAGACGGACTCGCTCGCTCTGCGCATGGTGATGCCGCTCAACTGGGTCCAGCGCCGGGCAGGCACCGTCGCCTGGACGCAGAACGTCACCTGGTGA
- a CDS encoding HNH endonuclease: MSTPSSEWKHFYDTGFWQRRRKLQLQAHPLCKFCLDRGVVAIATVADHVEPHKGDCNKFALGPLQSLCKACHDRTKRVIELRGCGLDVDDNGFPTDPNHPFNKNSR, translated from the coding sequence ATGAGCACGCCCAGCAGCGAGTGGAAGCACTTCTACGACACCGGGTTTTGGCAGCGCCGCCGCAAGCTGCAGCTTCAGGCGCATCCGCTGTGCAAATTCTGCCTGGATCGCGGCGTCGTCGCCATCGCGACGGTTGCCGACCACGTTGAGCCGCACAAGGGCGACTGCAACAAGTTTGCGCTCGGTCCGCTGCAGTCGCTATGCAAAGCATGTCATGACCGAACTAAAAGGGTGATCGAATTGCGTGGTTGCGGCCTTGATGTCGATGATAACGGCTTCCCAACAGACCCGAACCATCCTTTCAATAAGAACTCGCGATAA
- a CDS encoding terminase large subunit, with protein MPVKRTPQGKARAKAVIDFIERLTVPSGTGQAKPFKLDAFQKLFIRDIYEPHIGANRAVRRAILSIARKNGKTALIAAIVLAHLVGPEAIVHGEIYSAANDRDQAGIVFKFARQIVDLEPELAAEIEVVPSTKTMIGRRTGSVYRAVSAEAGTKHGYLPSLVIYDELAQAKNRELYDVLDTSFGARQEPLFIIISTQSNDPEHVLSKLIDDGLSGVDPSIVCHLYAADEDCDLDDQSQWEKANPALGKFRDREDLATAIRKAQRMPAEEPKVRNLFLNQRVAPVASLISRAEWMACNGDAALRDGEEVYLALDLSSVVDLTALLVGSVDDPCRIVPYFWKPREHLNEHSNRDFGASSRRYQEWAEAGHLLISPGRTIDPEAIALFIAGLTQRYRVKGLAYDRWRINDLLREFDRIGLQACQDGEKGGDGLRLVPWGQGFKDMGPAIDAVELAIIERKLLHPNNPILNWNMANAVATMDPAGNRKLDKDKARFRIDGAVALAMLLGLRSRDRTTTKPVDIEALIG; from the coding sequence TTGCCGGTTAAGCGCACGCCGCAGGGCAAGGCCCGCGCTAAAGCGGTTATCGACTTTATCGAGCGATTGACGGTGCCCAGCGGCACCGGCCAGGCCAAACCGTTCAAGCTCGACGCCTTCCAGAAGCTTTTCATCCGCGACATTTACGAGCCGCACATCGGTGCCAACCGCGCGGTGCGGCGGGCGATCCTGTCGATTGCGCGCAAGAACGGCAAAACCGCGCTCATCGCTGCAATCGTGCTCGCCCACCTGGTCGGGCCCGAGGCCATCGTCCACGGCGAGATTTATTCGGCCGCGAATGATCGCGACCAGGCGGGCATCGTCTTCAAGTTCGCGCGCCAGATCGTGGACCTGGAGCCCGAGCTGGCAGCCGAGATCGAGGTCGTTCCCTCGACCAAAACGATGATCGGCAGGCGCACCGGCTCGGTCTATCGCGCGGTCAGCGCTGAGGCTGGGACGAAGCACGGCTATCTGCCGAGCCTGGTGATCTATGACGAGCTGGCCCAGGCCAAGAACCGCGAGCTGTACGACGTGCTGGATACCTCGTTCGGCGCGCGGCAAGAGCCGCTGTTCATCATCATCTCGACGCAGAGCAACGACCCTGAGCACGTCCTGTCGAAACTGATCGACGACGGGCTGTCGGGCGTCGACCCCTCCATCGTCTGCCATCTCTACGCAGCCGACGAGGATTGCGACCTCGACGACCAGAGCCAATGGGAGAAAGCCAACCCAGCGCTCGGCAAATTCCGCGACCGCGAGGACCTGGCGACCGCGATCCGCAAGGCGCAGCGCATGCCCGCCGAGGAGCCGAAGGTCCGCAACCTGTTCCTGAACCAGCGCGTCGCGCCAGTCGCCTCGTTGATCAGTCGCGCCGAATGGATGGCGTGCAATGGCGACGCGGCGCTGCGAGACGGCGAAGAGGTTTACCTGGCGCTCGACCTGTCCAGCGTCGTGGACCTCACCGCGCTGCTGGTGGGATCGGTCGACGATCCTTGCCGGATCGTGCCGTACTTCTGGAAGCCGCGCGAACACCTCAACGAACACTCAAACCGCGATTTCGGCGCATCGAGCCGCCGCTACCAGGAATGGGCCGAGGCCGGTCACCTGCTGATCAGCCCCGGCCGGACCATCGACCCCGAGGCGATAGCTCTCTTCATTGCCGGGCTGACGCAGCGCTATCGCGTGAAGGGCCTGGCGTATGACCGCTGGCGCATCAACGATCTGCTGCGCGAGTTCGATCGCATCGGCCTGCAAGCCTGCCAGGACGGCGAGAAAGGCGGCGACGGGCTGCGGCTCGTGCCCTGGGGCCAGGGCTTCAAGGACATGGGGCCAGCCATCGACGCCGTCGAGCTGGCGATCATCGAGCGCAAGCTGCTGCACCCGAACAATCCGATCCTGAACTGGAACATGGCGAACGCCGTGGCCACGATGGATCCGGCGGGCAACCGCAAGCTCGACAAAGACAAGGCCCGGTTTCGCATCGACGGCGCGGTGGCGCTCGCCATGCTGCTCGGCCTGCGCTCGCGCGACCGCACCACGACGAAGCCGGTCGATATTGAAGCTCTCATAGGCTAG
- a CDS encoding NUMOD3 domain-containing DNA-binding protein, which yields MFDGTFANEIGMALSPQWMVYCLHDDSCNSPWLHGWVGVTSCLKRRLYAHRRSRRLPAGFQVKMLLEASKAECLAYAAELRPRPGIGWNRGRGGFTDGRGLRGVAKSPEHREKIRQAALRRYSDHSERKRTQQAVKKAFEAIRRDGKHNAMSGRHHSEETKRKISIARRHY from the coding sequence ATGTTCGATGGCACATTTGCGAACGAAATTGGCATGGCCCTATCTCCTCAGTGGATGGTGTATTGTCTGCACGACGACAGCTGCAATTCACCGTGGCTTCACGGTTGGGTTGGAGTGACGAGCTGTTTGAAGCGCCGGCTCTATGCCCATCGGCGAAGCCGTCGCCTGCCTGCTGGTTTTCAGGTCAAGATGCTGCTCGAAGCATCGAAGGCTGAGTGTTTGGCTTACGCAGCAGAGCTGCGACCGCGCCCTGGCATCGGCTGGAATCGTGGCCGAGGCGGCTTCACCGACGGTCGCGGTTTGCGCGGAGTCGCGAAATCGCCAGAGCATCGCGAGAAGATTCGGCAAGCTGCCTTGCGGCGCTATTCCGACCACTCAGAGCGCAAGCGCACCCAACAGGCCGTCAAGAAGGCATTCGAAGCAATCCGGCGCGATGGCAAACACAACGCGATGTCTGGCCGCCATCACTCAGAAGAAACAAAGCGGAAGATAAGCATAGCGCGCCGACACTATTAG
- a CDS encoding site-specific DNA-methyltransferase gives MDRNNAAAPGADWAAWATERRPLAALIPYARNARTHSEAQVQQIAASIREWGWTTPVLVDDAGMIIAGHGRLLAAERLGIREVPVIVARGWTEAQKRAYVIADNKLAENAGWDDALLKIEVADLTAMGFDLPLIGFSDRELARLTNSNPGLTDPDEVPDLPVEPVARRGDVWRLGRHRLVCGDATDRADVGSALAGVTPHLMVTDPPYGANYDPNWRERVYRSDGTKVGAGARGLVLNDDRDDWTEAWQLFPGDVAYVWHGALHVGVVEASLIASGFQMRAQIIWAKSNFAIGRGDYHWQHEPCWYAVRKHKVGHFNGARDQSTIWEIPKQQSSETGHSTQKPVECMKRPIENNSSAGQAVYDPFTGSGTTIIAAEMSARSCHGIEINPAYVDVAVLRWQAFTGEQAHRESDGRRFNDLKESVDACANDPDAAETVARQSRQATAAH, from the coding sequence ATGGATCGAAACAACGCCGCTGCGCCAGGCGCGGATTGGGCTGCCTGGGCCACGGAAAGGCGTCCGCTGGCTGCCTTGATCCCTTATGCCCGCAACGCCAGGACGCACTCCGAGGCGCAGGTGCAGCAGATCGCGGCCTCGATCCGCGAGTGGGGTTGGACCACTCCGGTGCTGGTCGATGACGCCGGGATGATCATCGCTGGGCACGGGAGGCTGTTGGCTGCCGAGCGGTTGGGGATACGAGAGGTCCCGGTCATCGTCGCTCGCGGTTGGACGGAAGCGCAGAAGCGCGCCTACGTCATCGCCGATAACAAGCTCGCCGAGAACGCGGGCTGGGACGACGCGCTGCTCAAGATCGAGGTGGCCGATCTTACGGCGATGGGTTTCGATCTTCCGCTGATCGGCTTTTCCGACCGCGAGCTGGCGCGGCTGACGAACTCCAACCCTGGGCTCACAGATCCCGACGAGGTCCCTGATCTTCCGGTCGAGCCGGTGGCGCGGCGCGGCGACGTTTGGCGGCTTGGCCGTCACCGCCTGGTCTGCGGCGATGCCACCGACCGGGCCGACGTTGGCAGCGCGCTCGCGGGCGTGACGCCGCATCTGATGGTGACCGATCCGCCCTATGGTGCGAATTACGATCCGAACTGGCGCGAGCGCGTCTATCGCAGCGACGGGACCAAGGTCGGCGCTGGCGCACGCGGGCTCGTCCTCAATGACGACCGCGATGATTGGACCGAGGCCTGGCAGCTCTTTCCAGGCGACGTTGCCTACGTCTGGCACGGCGCGCTGCATGTCGGCGTGGTCGAGGCGAGCCTGATCGCGAGCGGCTTTCAGATGCGCGCCCAGATCATTTGGGCCAAGAGCAATTTCGCCATCGGGCGCGGCGACTATCACTGGCAGCACGAGCCGTGCTGGTACGCGGTGCGCAAGCACAAGGTCGGGCACTTCAACGGGGCCCGCGATCAATCGACGATCTGGGAAATCCCCAAGCAGCAATCGTCCGAGACCGGCCACAGCACGCAGAAGCCGGTCGAGTGCATGAAGCGGCCGATCGAGAACAATTCGTCCGCAGGCCAGGCGGTCTACGACCCGTTCACTGGCTCGGGCACCACCATTATCGCCGCCGAGATGTCGGCGCGCTCCTGCCACGGCATCGAGATCAATCCGGCATACGTCGATGTCGCGGTGCTGCGCTGGCAGGCATTTACCGGCGAGCAGGCGCATCGCGAGAGCGACGGCCGCCGTTTCAACGATCTCAAGGAGTCTGTCGATGCCTGCGCGAACGATCCCGACGCAGCTGAAACTGTTGCGCGGCAATCCAGGCAAGCGACCGCTGCACACTGA
- a CDS encoding phage portal protein, translating to MGDWLSRVANRLIGKTEGEYHPGPWYLPITGGWIPAGVGDYLNWWQKGYDLIGLSAQSAMVEACVSAYAQTVAMCPGDHWRLNSKGGRDRVKNSALARLLRHPNDYQSISDFLLNATRALYLDGNCYALALRNDRYEVDELHLMKSEQSFPRIAVGGEIFYQLHGNDVISARLGESTVLVPMRDVLHIRLHTLKHRYPVPLIGESPIVAAYGDIGVGNAIARQQQSFYMNEARPSAVLSTDLVLDKDQVQALRDRWNDQAKGLHQGGTPILTAGLKVQPWSVAGRDAATAEMLKLTNEHIALAFRIPLQILGLGGAAYGSTELLMQSWIASGLGFCLNHIEEAFGVLFGLKGQPDEYVEFDTAALLRSAMKDRIEALARGVQGGIFAPNEARQQEGLDAVAFGDEPRVQQQVVPLSAAGKIPASPAPPSAPPAPLPSEKGNRDDIQREVRNLFRLTEHIGRRRLAP from the coding sequence GTGGGAGACTGGCTGTCGCGCGTTGCCAATCGGCTGATCGGAAAGACCGAGGGCGAATACCATCCCGGCCCATGGTATTTGCCGATCACGGGCGGCTGGATTCCCGCTGGCGTGGGCGATTATCTGAACTGGTGGCAGAAGGGTTACGACCTTATCGGGCTGTCAGCGCAATCGGCCATGGTCGAGGCCTGCGTCTCGGCCTATGCGCAAACCGTCGCCATGTGCCCCGGCGATCACTGGCGGCTCAACAGCAAGGGCGGGCGTGACCGGGTCAAGAACTCGGCGCTCGCCCGTTTGCTGCGTCATCCCAACGACTATCAGTCGATCAGTGATTTCCTGCTGAATGCGACGCGGGCGCTGTACCTCGACGGCAACTGCTATGCGCTGGCGCTGCGGAACGACCGCTACGAGGTCGACGAGCTGCACCTGATGAAGTCGGAGCAGTCGTTTCCGCGCATCGCGGTCGGCGGCGAAATCTTCTACCAGTTGCACGGTAACGACGTGATCTCGGCGCGGCTCGGTGAGTCCACGGTCCTGGTGCCGATGCGTGACGTGTTGCATATCCGGCTGCACACGCTGAAGCACCGCTATCCGGTGCCGCTGATCGGCGAGAGCCCGATCGTCGCCGCCTATGGCGACATCGGCGTCGGCAACGCCATCGCGCGGCAGCAGCAGTCCTTTTACATGAACGAGGCGCGGCCCTCGGCGGTGCTGTCCACCGACCTGGTGCTGGACAAGGACCAGGTCCAGGCGCTGCGCGACCGCTGGAACGACCAGGCCAAGGGCCTGCACCAGGGCGGCACCCCGATCCTGACGGCGGGGCTGAAGGTCCAGCCCTGGTCAGTCGCCGGCAGGGACGCGGCGACCGCCGAGATGCTCAAGCTGACGAACGAGCACATCGCGCTCGCCTTCCGCATCCCGCTGCAGATCCTCGGTCTCGGCGGCGCAGCCTACGGCTCGACCGAACTGCTGATGCAAAGCTGGATCGCTTCGGGCCTCGGCTTCTGCCTCAACCACATCGAGGAAGCCTTCGGCGTGCTGTTCGGGTTGAAAGGCCAGCCCGACGAATATGTCGAGTTCGATACGGCGGCATTGCTGCGGTCGGCGATGAAGGATCGCATCGAAGCGCTGGCGCGCGGGGTCCAAGGCGGCATCTTCGCGCCCAACGAGGCCCGTCAGCAAGAGGGCCTCGATGCTGTCGCGTTCGGCGACGAGCCGCGCGTGCAGCAGCAAGTCGTCCCGTTGAGCGCAGCGGGCAAAATCCCGGCATCGCCTGCGCCGCCATCGGCTCCACCGGCACCGCTCCCGTCCGAAAAAGGCAATCGCGATGACATTCAACGGGAAGTCAGAAACCTATTTAGACTCACCGAGCACATCGGACGGCGGCGACTTGCTCCTTGA
- a CDS encoding phage major capsid protein, protein MKHESQSAFRREPREPVVGGNLFTRSLAARTIASLRRSQVADVAAEMWPSDRLLHQHITRAASTPAMTSVAGWAAELAQKRTADVIEALGPASGAADVLKQCLVLDWDGAGLIGAPGFAAGAGNSGFVAEGQPIPVRQLSVGPAQLQPYKLATIAALTREMVESSNAEALISDALVRSTGLALDAVFFGSAAATAAQPAGIRNGIAATAPSANADGFQAFAEDVATLIDAVAPVGGKGPYILIGSPGRAAMIATHYISFKDETQFSVVASGAVGNDLVCIAPKAVVAALSADADVETASAATLVMDTAPGAAGTMGPEKDMFQSDSLAVKVRWPVSWALRNAGAVAWLTPAWK, encoded by the coding sequence ATGAAGCACGAGAGCCAGAGCGCGTTCCGCCGCGAACCGCGCGAGCCGGTCGTCGGCGGCAATCTGTTCACGCGCTCGCTCGCTGCGAGGACCATCGCTAGCCTACGGCGCAGCCAGGTCGCCGATGTTGCCGCCGAGATGTGGCCCAGCGACCGTCTCTTGCATCAGCACATCACCCGCGCCGCATCCACCCCCGCGATGACAAGCGTGGCGGGCTGGGCTGCCGAGCTTGCACAGAAGCGCACCGCCGACGTGATCGAGGCGCTCGGGCCAGCGTCTGGCGCGGCCGACGTGCTCAAGCAGTGCCTGGTGCTCGACTGGGATGGTGCGGGGCTGATCGGCGCGCCTGGGTTTGCCGCCGGCGCAGGGAACAGCGGCTTCGTCGCCGAAGGCCAGCCGATCCCGGTGCGGCAGCTCAGTGTCGGGCCCGCGCAATTGCAGCCCTACAAGCTGGCCACGATTGCCGCGCTGACGCGCGAGATGGTGGAAAGCAGCAACGCCGAAGCGCTGATCAGCGACGCACTCGTGCGTTCGACCGGCCTTGCGTTAGATGCGGTGTTCTTCGGCAGCGCCGCCGCAACGGCGGCTCAACCCGCTGGCATCCGCAACGGCATCGCCGCGACGGCACCGAGCGCCAATGCCGACGGCTTCCAGGCCTTCGCCGAGGACGTTGCGACGCTGATCGACGCGGTCGCGCCGGTCGGCGGCAAAGGGCCGTACATCCTGATCGGCTCGCCTGGTCGCGCCGCGATGATCGCGACGCACTACATCAGCTTCAAGGACGAGACGCAGTTCAGCGTCGTGGCATCGGGTGCGGTCGGCAACGATCTGGTTTGCATCGCGCCGAAGGCAGTGGTCGCGGCGCTGAGCGCCGACGCTGACGTGGAGACCGCGAGTGCGGCAACGCTCGTGATGGACACCGCGCCTGGAGCGGCGGGCACCATGGGGCCGGAAAAGGATATGTTCCAGTCCGACAGCCTCGCGGTGAAGGTGCGCTGGCCGGTGTCCTGGGCGCTCCGGAATGCGGGCGCGGTGGCATGGCTGACGCCCGCGTGGAAGTGA
- a CDS encoding phage terminase small subunit P27 family — translation MPARTIPTQLKLLRGNPGKRPLHTDEPQPEVAANLPDPPPFITGYAADEWWTVGAELHRLGLLTIVDVAPLAAYCHAYGQWRMAAEALARMQNNDPLMNGMIIKTKYGDAAQNPLVYIVRKAAADMVRYAAEFGLTPAARTRINAGVQGEQSQSKFAGLLAG, via the coding sequence ATGCCTGCGCGAACGATCCCGACGCAGCTGAAACTGTTGCGCGGCAATCCAGGCAAGCGACCGCTGCACACTGACGAGCCGCAGCCCGAGGTAGCGGCCAACCTGCCTGATCCGCCGCCTTTCATCACTGGCTACGCAGCCGACGAATGGTGGACGGTCGGCGCGGAGCTGCACCGGCTCGGCCTCTTGACCATCGTCGATGTCGCGCCGCTTGCCGCCTATTGCCACGCCTATGGCCAGTGGCGCATGGCGGCCGAGGCGCTGGCGCGGATGCAGAACAACGATCCGCTGATGAACGGCATGATCATCAAGACCAAGTACGGCGACGCCGCGCAGAACCCGCTGGTCTACATCGTGCGCAAGGCCGCAGCGGACATGGTGCGCTACGCCGCCGAGTTCGGCCTAACCCCTGCCGCACGCACCCGCATCAACGCGGGCGTCCAGGGCGAACAGTCGCAGAGCAAGTTTGCCGGTCTCCTTGCCGGTTAA
- a CDS encoding YopT-type cysteine protease domain-containing protein — translation MTAELQGANRANICVGLAAGWLSNLPNSPRSRMTALLPGSDGHRSAAACQQRYETLMRSSRNEETETSEAGFHARATVLRNAGLDPSETGNTYKFGNDTSFAELARKITTDGRNYSLGLCFERRGRRERHLVATSASGGMITLFDPNYGEFAVRSQQIGELFENLANRYRNPNRLELLSITTQRVRTQ, via the coding sequence ATGACGGCCGAATTGCAGGGCGCGAATAGAGCTAACATCTGCGTTGGGCTCGCTGCAGGATGGCTTAGCAATCTCCCGAACAGCCCGAGATCCCGAATGACTGCGCTGTTACCCGGATCGGACGGGCACCGCTCAGCGGCTGCGTGCCAGCAGAGGTATGAGACGCTTATGCGATCTTCGCGAAACGAGGAGACAGAAACGTCTGAGGCGGGTTTTCATGCAAGAGCCACCGTGTTGCGGAACGCTGGCCTGGATCCGTCCGAAACAGGGAATACGTACAAATTTGGCAATGACACGAGCTTCGCGGAGTTGGCGCGCAAAATCACCACCGATGGGAGAAACTATTCGCTCGGCTTGTGTTTCGAGCGGCGTGGGCGGCGTGAAAGACACTTGGTTGCGACCTCAGCATCGGGCGGAATGATTACGCTGTTCGATCCTAATTATGGAGAATTTGCTGTTCGGTCGCAGCAGATCGGGGAGTTGTTCGAAAACCTCGCCAATCGTTACAGGAACCCCAATCGATTGGAATTGTTGAGTATCACCACGCAAAGGGTACGGACACAGTAA